The following is a genomic window from Clostridiales bacterium.
TCTGAATAGGCTTTAGCTTTCTGAAAGTAACCGATACCAATCCTGTATGTATCATTTGATCATCCCCCAAGTATTATTGATACTTTTTTGCGGAATTATTTCAGGTAAAGATACAACCTGTATAATCCGTTTATAAAAAATCCTATGCCTATCGCTAATATCCCATAGGATAATATTTTTGTAAACTTTCTTGAAAGATCCGGCGCAACGACTTTCCTTCCCCTTGAAGCAAAATAGTTTATGCCAAATAGACTGATAAACATACCTGAGAGCATCGATACGGCAAATAAGAAATATGGAAGAAGGCCGGCTCTTCTCCATATACTTATAACGGTACTGCTTAGCGTTATCCAGAAAAAATGCGTCATGGGATTGGAAATATTGATTATAAAACCGGTAAACACAGGGTGAGACTTTATTTCCTTTTTTCTTATGATTTCATCCTGTTTTTCCGGATTCAAATCTTTACCATCCTTTATAGACTTATAGCCTACATAAAAAATAATTATGCCCGAAAGCAACCAGAAAAATATCCCCAACAGTTTATTTTTCTCAACCAAGCCTAAAAGCCCGAAATTAATCAACATTACATCTATCGTGTCAGTTATCAAAGAGCCTGCCGCCACCAAAACTCCCTGCCTGAATCCCTTTGATATAGTCCATCTCACGGATTCAATACCGGCCGGCCCCATAGGTATTGCAATTATAATACCTGTAAACAATCCCGTATAAAGGGCTCTTACTATTAAATAGACATTGCCCAATTATAAACCCTCCACAAAAATATTCTCTAATAGTATGTTATCAAACAATCTATTTTATTACAATACAAATGCCGATAGAGGGTAATAATAACGTTTGGGAAATATTATTGCAGTAAAAATAGACAAAGGACACATCTTAGCCAGGATTAGCAAAAGATGCGTCCTCTCCCCATAAAAGCTTGCATATACAAGCTTTTACTTTACTCTTCTTAATTCATAAATCATTTTATCCTGGTCATCCTGTTTATGCATAAGGGTATTTACGATCATAGTCAGTTCGTCCAGTTTCTTATTATGTATTTTTAACTTATCTTTTATATCATTCAAATCCTCTCGCATGACAGACTGCCCTTCTGATATACCCTTTATCTTGTTTATTATTTCATCATCTATTTTTGTTCCGTGCTTTTTTATTTCCTTTTCAATACTATCCAATCTGTCATTTATACTCTTAAAACCCTGCTGCATATCTAAATTGATTTTTTCAAATAAGTCGATCGCTTTTTCTTCCATTGTCCCACTCCCGCTATTTTAATATATTCCGACTATTAATTTAAAATTACAAATAAAAATGGTCGAGGTGACAGGACTTGAACCTGCGACCTCTTGGTCCCGAACCAAGCGCGCTCCCATCTGCGCTACACCTCGACACTACTTTATTATTATAAAACTAAAGCAAAGTTTTTTCAACAATTATATTTCGCCCGCAGGTACATGCTTTTTATATGAAGAAAATTATATATTATTTTACCGTCGGTCACCAACACCTCTTTGGGGAACGCTTGCAATTATAAAACCCACAAGAACGGATACGACCGACGGGGCTATAATATTAACATATTGCTTGATCCCAAGGCGGTAAAGTATCAAAAACGTAACTACATTTATAATAATCGTTATTACAAATAGCAAAATAACAAACATTGAAAATGAGTCGACATACTTTTCCCATACCTTGTGCCTCCACTCTCCGCTTAAAGCATACCTGAATATGAAGTATGACAGCGCAACGACTCCTATATCCAGTAATCCTATTTGCCAAAATTTCCACATAAATTTACCTCCAATTTTATTTAAATATAATGACTGCCAAACTTATGTCAGCCATTATTATTATTTTATTATTTTCTCTTTTTTAACCATAATATTGATTTTTACCCCCCCCACCCCTGATTAAATTATCCTATAAAACTATTTTTATCGATTCTATGCGGGCGTATCCACGGTCAAAACTGCTTCGGTTGATAATCCTGAAATCGGTCATAAATAGAATTAGGTTATTTTGAGTAACGAATGAGTGTTTAAAATAACCTAATCTCATATTAAAAATTGCAGCTTCCAGAATTATATTTAATTTTTTTAAAAAGTGTTATATTATAATATAAGTATATTTATGCATTTTATCGGTTCATGGGCTATACCCGTCACTTTAGTGATGGAAGGTTCACTATCATTCGGAGGTAAATACTATGGCAAAAGTTATAATAGGCAAAGGAAAACAGAAAATGCTTGAGAAGGGTCACCCGTGGGTATATAAAAATGAAGTAAAAGAAATTTCAGGAGATTATGAACCGGGCGATATAGTAGAAGTTGAAGACTATAGAGGTAAATTTATCGGAAAAGGATACATAAATCCCAAAAGCCAGATACTTGTCAGGATTATGACAAGACACAGGGATGAAGAAATAGACGAGGAATTTTTCAGAAAAAGGATAACCGACGCGTGGGAATACAGAAAAGTAGTAACCGATACAAATGCCTGCAGGGTAGTTTACGGGGAAGCTGATTTTTTACCGGCGCTCATAGTTGACAAGTTCGGTGATTACCTTGTAATACAGACTCTTGCCCTCGGCATGGAAAAATATAAGGACATTATTGTTAAGGTATTGAATGAGGTCATAAAGCCAAAAGGCATATATGAAAGAAACGATGTTCCCGTAAGGGAACTTGAAGGTCTCGAGATGAAAAAGGGATTTTTATCAAACCCTTTTGACACAATGGTCAAGATAGTTGAAAACGGAATAAATCTCTATGTGGATGTCGAAAATGGGCAGAAAACAGGATATTATTTGGACCAAAAGGAAAACAGGGCAGCGATTAAGAATATCGTAAATGATAAAAAGGTACTGGATTGTTTCTGCCATACAGGATCGTTTTCGATTCATGCAGGCTGCTACGGAGCAAGGGATGTCCTAGGAATCGATATTTCCGAACACGCTATAGAATTTGCAAGAAAGAATGCCGCTCTTAATAACGTTCAGGACATATGCAAATTTGAAACGGCCAATGCGTTCGATAAGCTCAGGGAATTTTATGATAGCGGAGAAAAATTCGATGTGGTGATACTTGATCCTCCAGCATTTACAAAAACCAGGGCAGCAGTTAAAAGTGCCTGCAGAGGATATAAAGAAATAAATCTAAGGGCTATGAAGATAATAAAAAGCGGCGGCTTTCTAGTTACGGCATCCTGCAGTCAGCATGTTCCTCCTGATTTATTTATGAAAATTATAGCAGATGCAGGGCACGATGCCAAAAAAACATTGAGGCAGGTAGAATATAGAACCCAGGCAAAAGATCATCCAATACTTCTAAGTTCTGCCGAAACATATTATCTTAAATTCTTGATACTACAGGTTATATAGCTAAACCTTCAAGCACAGTCCGCAGGTTTAAAGTTTTATAGAACCATTTATATATTCCGGTACTATATTTATGATGCTCTTTTGGCAGCAGTACTTAATATCCTCTCCCATGCCTATGCTCAGCAAATAGTTATAATGGGAGGCATTCTTTATAAATCCCTCCACATCGTCTTTATTTTTAATATAAACATAGTGAGCTGTAAAGCTTATGTCATCGAGGTCATATTTTTTTATGGCAAGCAGCTCATCTATTATATAGCCGGCACATATAAAATCGTCCAGTGAAAACCTTCCAAGGGTACCGGCGCAAGCGATGGATATATCGGCATCGCCTTCAGATGCTTTTTTTGCTACCGCCGGACCGTTTACCATGGAACCTATGTATATATGCTTGGCTTTGGCACAACCGTTTATTGCTCTTGTACCGTTGGATGTTGTAATTATAAGGGTTTTCCCCTTTATAAACTCTTTCGTATACTCTAAAGGGGAATTCCCCACGTCAAAGCCTGGTATCTTTAATCCCTTTCTCTCGCCTCCAAGCACCACATCATCGTATTTCTCCCTCATATTTATCGCATCCTTGGTTTCAAGAACGGGAATAACCTGTTTTGCTCCGTTATTTATAGCCGTAGCTATAACAGATGTTGCTCTTAACATATCTATTACTATCGCATCTGTATTTAACACATATTCATCTTTTATATCTTCAACTCTTGGCATAAGTTTTATATTCATTGTTTCCTCCTGAGTTTTAATAAATAACATAGCTTGAATATAACCGCATCATTAAATTTCCTTATATCTAGGCCTGTCAATTTTTGTATCTTGTCAAGCCTGTAAATCAGTGTATTTCTGTGTATATAAAGTGCCCTTGCAGAATCTGTTATATTCAAATCGTTTTTAAAAAATATCTCTATTGTTTTTATCATTTCTCCATCCATGGTATCGTTATTATCATCAAAGATCCCGGATGTGTATTCATTTATATTTTCCTCGGGTATGAGGCTTATGATCCTTTCAGCCAAAATATTTTTATATATGAAAATATTTTCAGGTATATTGAACATCCTGCCAATCCTGATAGCTTCCTTAGCCTCACTGATGGAATATTTTATATTTATTATTTTGTTGTGTATATCACCCACTCCTATATATACATGGGTATATATCTCCGAATTAATCATGTCCTTCAGCATGCTTGCTCTTGCATCGCAGCTCTTTGAATATTCATTGATTTTTTCAAGCAGTATTATATCTTCTTTATAAGGGAAAACCCAGATATTATTTTCTCCGAAGAAACTATTGAATATCAAGCTGCAGGCATCATGAAAATGTTCGGCCTTCGGCAGGTTTATGCAATAAGCTATATAATTGGCATCATAGGGGATGCCAAATTTTTTGCAGTATCTTTCAGGATCATCCATTCCA
Proteins encoded in this region:
- a CDS encoding class I SAM-dependent rRNA methyltransferase: MAKVIIGKGKQKMLEKGHPWVYKNEVKEISGDYEPGDIVEVEDYRGKFIGKGYINPKSQILVRIMTRHRDEEIDEEFFRKRITDAWEYRKVVTDTNACRVVYGEADFLPALIVDKFGDYLVIQTLALGMEKYKDIIVKVLNEVIKPKGIYERNDVPVRELEGLEMKKGFLSNPFDTMVKIVENGINLYVDVENGQKTGYYLDQKENRAAIKNIVNDKKVLDCFCHTGSFSIHAGCYGARDVLGIDISEHAIEFARKNAALNNVQDICKFETANAFDKLREFYDSGEKFDVVILDPPAFTKTRAAVKSACRGYKEINLRAMKIIKSGGFLVTASCSQHVPPDLFMKIIADAGHDAKKTLRQVEYRTQAKDHPILLSSAETYYLKFLILQVI
- a CDS encoding LysE family transporter — protein: MGNVYLIVRALYTGLFTGIIIAIPMGPAGIESVRWTISKGFRQGVLVAAGSLITDTIDVMLINFGLLGLVEKNKLLGIFFWLLSGIIIFYVGYKSIKDGKDLNPEKQDEIIRKKEIKSHPVFTGFIINISNPMTHFFWITLSSTVISIWRRAGLLPYFLFAVSMLSGMFISLFGINYFASRGRKVVAPDLSRKFTKILSYGILAIGIGFFINGLYRLYLYLK
- a CDS encoding 2-phosphosulfolactate phosphatase — translated: MNIKLMPRVEDIKDEYVLNTDAIVIDMLRATSVIATAINNGAKQVIPVLETKDAINMREKYDDVVLGGERKGLKIPGFDVGNSPLEYTKEFIKGKTLIITTSNGTRAINGCAKAKHIYIGSMVNGPAVAKKASEGDADISIACAGTLGRFSLDDFICAGYIIDELLAIKKYDLDDISFTAHYVYIKNKDDVEGFIKNASHYNYLLSIGMGEDIKYCCQKSIINIVPEYINGSIKL
- a CDS encoding helix-turn-helix domain-containing protein, whose translation is MNGLTASIKKISSIIKKNIDIVDRMGAVVYSSDSRRVDLTLGDFEHGISLPVDEKHRLYVYIEEGSLEEIKLAQMILEREVSGSDIGNYRQFLINVVDGMDDPERYCKKFGIPYDANYIAYCINLPKAEHFHDACSLIFNSFFGENNIWVFPYKEDIILLEKINEYSKSCDARASMLKDMINSEIYTHVYIGVGDIHNKIINIKYSISEAKEAIRIGRMFNIPENIFIYKNILAERIISLIPEENINEYTSGIFDDNNDTMDGEMIKTIEIFFKNDLNITDSARALYIHRNTLIYRLDKIQKLTGLDIRKFNDAVIFKLCYLLKLRRKQ